A genome region from Bacillota bacterium includes the following:
- a CDS encoding cyclic-di-AMP receptor gives MKLIVAVIQDKDSVRLLEALVKRGYRATKLASTGGFLREGNTTVLIGVEDGETDEVLATIRETCRPREQLVTPLTPMSGPADSYVAYPVEVVVGGATVFVLNVDRYEKI, from the coding sequence GTGAAGCTGATCGTGGCCGTGATCCAGGATAAGGATTCGGTGAGACTTTTGGAGGCCCTGGTGAAAAGGGGGTACCGGGCGACCAAGCTGGCCAGCACGGGGGGCTTTCTGCGCGAGGGGAACACCACCGTCCTCATCGGGGTGGAAGACGGGGAGACCGACGAGGTGCTGGCCACCATCAGGGAAACGTGCAGGCCCCGGGAGCAACTGGTGACTCCCCTCACCCCCATGAGCGGGCCTGCCGACTCGTATGTGGCGTATCCGGTGGAAGTGGTGGTGGGCGGCGCTACCGTTTTCGTGCTGAACGTGGACCGGTACGAGAAGATATGA
- the tmk gene encoding dTMP kinase, which translates to MGYFITLEGPDGGGKSTQLRLLLPRLRARGLGVVALGEPGGTSLGRAIRRLVLDPGQTICPQAEVLLYAASRAQAVYEVVLPSLREGKVVVMERYLDSSLAYQAAGLGIPGRQVREANRLATAGLEPDLTILLDIDPALARKQRLSGARDRIEGRDEEYQRRVRKGFLEVARAHPQRVRVVDATLSVPEVERIVWSLVEESLYRAGILHEPRSEVRA; encoded by the coding sequence GTGGGATACTTCATTACGCTGGAGGGACCGGACGGGGGCGGTAAGTCGACCCAGCTCCGCCTCCTCCTGCCCAGGCTCAGGGCGCGGGGGCTGGGGGTGGTGGCCCTGGGCGAACCGGGGGGAACGTCCCTGGGGCGCGCCATCAGGCGGCTGGTGCTGGATCCGGGGCAGACGATATGCCCTCAGGCTGAGGTACTGCTGTACGCTGCCTCCCGGGCCCAGGCGGTGTATGAGGTGGTGCTCCCCTCGTTGCGAGAAGGGAAGGTGGTGGTGATGGAGAGGTACCTCGATTCCAGCCTGGCCTATCAGGCCGCGGGGCTGGGTATTCCCGGCCGGCAGGTGCGGGAGGCGAACCGACTGGCCACCGCGGGGCTGGAGCCCGACCTCACCATCCTCCTGGACATCGACCCCGCCCTGGCCAGGAAGCAGCGCCTGAGCGGTGCCCGGGATCGCATCGAGGGCCGGGACGAAGAGTACCAGCGGCGGGTGCGGAAAGGCTTTCTCGAGGTGGCCAGGGCCCATCCCCAAAGGGTGCGGGTGGTGGATGCCACCTTATCCGTGCCGGAAGTGGAGAGGATTGTGTGGTCTTTGGTAGAAGAATCCCTGTACAGGGCAGGCATTCTGCATGAGCCGCGGAGCGAGGTGAGGGCGTGA
- a CDS encoding aminotransferase class V-fold PLP-dependent enzyme yields the protein MPLLEALLAWEQAGLCSFHTPGHRQGREVAPEVAALLPERLFRLDATELEGLDDLHNPAGLIARAQRSLAELYGADESFFLVGGTTAGILAAVLAAGGPGRKLLMARHSHRAAFAAAILSGCRVRYLPEEWTQESLPLGPLPEEAAAAVEEWRPGVLLLTRPNYYGIAVPLDEVAGACRRAGTVLVVDEAHGARWGPPGLPSALQAGADVVVQSAHKTLPALTQGAWLHVQGPLVDRRRLRACLRVVQSSSPSYLLMVSLDVARWHLARWLAGAPGQVEQARRLRESLAGRGVPLLPRMLPPGWVRDPFRLVVDASAMGRDGREVAAALRAAGMEVEWAEPDRVLILLGMRVERDARDLADALGLLVGSLPMGAALGSLPARAAGSRVGPYPRLEAVLDPAPAWWADQEEVPLQQAPGRVAGEMIYLSPPGVPLVAPGERWTGEAVAFLRRCREAGLEAVGGTGPPAGPQGEGERNLVRVVRET from the coding sequence ATGCCCCTTTTGGAGGCCTTGCTTGCCTGGGAGCAGGCGGGCCTCTGCTCGTTCCATACGCCGGGGCACCGCCAGGGGAGGGAGGTGGCGCCGGAGGTGGCGGCCCTCCTGCCCGAGCGCCTTTTCCGTCTCGATGCCACCGAGCTGGAAGGTCTGGACGACCTCCACAACCCGGCGGGGCTCATCGCCCGCGCCCAGCGCAGCCTGGCCGAGCTTTACGGCGCCGATGAATCCTTTTTCCTGGTGGGAGGAACCACGGCCGGGATCCTGGCGGCCGTGCTGGCCGCCGGCGGGCCGGGTCGCAAGCTTCTCATGGCGCGCCACAGCCACCGGGCGGCGTTTGCGGCCGCCATCCTTTCCGGGTGCCGGGTGCGCTATCTTCCCGAGGAATGGACGCAGGAGTCCCTGCCCCTGGGTCCCTTGCCGGAAGAAGCGGCTGCCGCGGTGGAGGAATGGCGTCCCGGGGTGTTGCTCCTGACCAGGCCCAACTACTACGGCATCGCCGTTCCCCTTGATGAAGTCGCCGGTGCCTGTCGGCGGGCAGGTACCGTGCTGGTGGTGGACGAGGCCCATGGGGCCCGCTGGGGGCCGCCGGGACTGCCGTCCGCCCTGCAGGCGGGGGCCGACGTGGTGGTGCAGAGCGCCCACAAGACTCTCCCCGCCCTCACCCAGGGTGCCTGGCTGCACGTGCAGGGGCCCCTGGTTGACCGGCGCAGGCTGAGGGCGTGCCTGCGCGTGGTGCAGAGCTCGAGCCCCTCCTACCTGCTCATGGTCTCCCTTGACGTGGCCCGGTGGCACCTGGCCCGGTGGCTGGCGGGAGCGCCCGGGCAGGTGGAGCAGGCCCGGCGACTGCGCGAGAGCTTGGCGGGTCGGGGTGTGCCGCTTCTGCCCCGGATGCTGCCTCCGGGCTGGGTGCGGGACCCCTTCCGCCTGGTGGTGGATGCCTCCGCCATGGGGCGGGACGGGCGAGAGGTTGCCGCCGCCCTGCGCGCAGCAGGTATGGAAGTGGAGTGGGCCGAACCAGACAGGGTACTCATCCTCCTGGGAATGCGGGTGGAGCGCGATGCCCGGGATCTGGCCGACGCGCTGGGCCTGCTGGTGGGCTCCCTGCCGATGGGTGCCGCCCTCGGGTCGCTCCCGGCGCGCGCCGCCGGGTCGCGCGTCGGGCCCTATCCCCGGCTGGAGGCGGTCCTGGACCCCGCCCCGGCATGGTGGGCCGACCAGGAGGAGGTCCCTCTCCAGCAGGCGCCCGGCCGGGTGGCCGGTGAGATGATCTACCTGTCGCCGCCCGGGGTGCCCCTGGTGGCACCGGGGGAGAGGTGGACTGGGGAGGCGGTAGCGTTCCTGCGGCGATGCCGGGAGGCGGGGTTGGAAGCGGTGGGCGGCACCGGGCCGCCGGCGGGCCCCCAGGGGGAGGGGGAGCGGAACCTGGTGCGGGTGGTACGGGAAACGTAG
- a CDS encoding Xaa-Pro peptidase family protein gives MLRINREEVVRRRERLLEEAARAGCRGVCLFGAVEVFYFSGFSFLPTERPVVLVVTPEPRSVLLVPRLEEEHAARDSCADEVRSYPEYPGRRHPMEFLRDILGDLQLSGGCLLADADGYASSMGYRGPRLSEVAAGEVKVVAEVGACMRMVKSPAEISLIRESVRWGNLAHAFLQQLVAPGRSEAEISWEASARATDAMLKALGPHGVSWGMGEPGAGAGFRGQVGEASALPHALTTGVILRRGDVLVTGAGANVGGYHSELERTMFVGEPEARARRMFELMLGAQQVAMEAIRPGARCADVDEAVGSFFADNDLEDRWRHHTGHALGILGHEAPFFDVGDDTVIAPGMVFSVEPGIYVPGLGGFRHSDTVLVTDRGIEVLTYYPRDLESLVCGV, from the coding sequence GTGTTGCGCATCAACCGGGAAGAGGTCGTCAGGAGAAGGGAGCGACTGCTCGAGGAGGCAGCCCGGGCGGGGTGCCGGGGAGTATGCCTGTTCGGGGCCGTCGAGGTTTTCTATTTCTCGGGCTTCTCCTTCCTGCCCACGGAGCGGCCTGTGGTGCTGGTGGTTACTCCTGAGCCGCGATCAGTCCTCCTGGTGCCGCGTCTGGAGGAGGAGCACGCCGCCAGGGACTCCTGCGCCGACGAGGTGAGATCTTACCCCGAGTACCCGGGCCGGCGTCACCCCATGGAGTTTCTGCGGGACATCCTGGGCGACCTGCAACTCTCCGGCGGGTGCCTGCTGGCCGACGCCGATGGGTATGCCTCGAGTATGGGATACCGGGGTCCGCGCCTGAGCGAAGTGGCAGCCGGAGAAGTCAAGGTGGTTGCCGAGGTGGGGGCCTGCATGCGGATGGTGAAGTCCCCCGCAGAGATATCACTCATCAGGGAAAGCGTGCGCTGGGGCAACCTGGCCCATGCTTTCCTCCAGCAATTGGTGGCGCCGGGCAGGAGCGAGGCGGAAATCTCATGGGAAGCCTCCGCGCGCGCCACGGACGCCATGTTGAAGGCGCTGGGGCCCCACGGGGTCTCCTGGGGGATGGGGGAGCCCGGGGCGGGGGCCGGCTTCCGGGGGCAGGTAGGAGAGGCGTCAGCTCTCCCGCATGCCCTGACCACGGGTGTGATACTGCGCAGGGGCGATGTGCTGGTTACGGGAGCGGGGGCGAACGTGGGTGGCTACCACAGTGAGCTGGAGCGCACCATGTTCGTGGGGGAGCCCGAGGCGCGGGCGCGACGCATGTTCGAGCTCATGCTGGGCGCCCAGCAGGTCGCCATGGAGGCCATCAGACCGGGAGCCCGGTGTGCCGACGTGGATGAGGCCGTCGGCTCCTTCTTCGCCGACAACGACCTGGAAGATCGCTGGCGACACCACACCGGGCACGCCCTGGGTATCCTGGGCCACGAGGCTCCTTTTTTCGACGTGGGCGACGACACCGTGATCGCACCCGGCATGGTGTTCAGCGTGGAACCGGGCATATACGTCCCCGGGCTGGGCGGCTTCCGGCACTCGGACACGGTGCTGGTCACTGACCGCGGCATCGAAGTGTTGACCTATTACCCCCGCGATCTGGAAAGCCTGGTATGTGGGGTGTAA
- a CDS encoding nitrilase-related carbon-nitrogen hydrolase, with protein MRVACIQLEACDLERAEEGLSHALSMVEKALAIRPDVIVLPECTYPAYFLPGYDPARLRPPEEVLDMFAGMARRGQCYLAVGVVEPGPGGRLLNSAVLLSPTGRVVARGHKHLLWHFDRRWFTPGSAPALASTPWGKMGMFVCADGRLPEIPRLLALAGARLQLDLTAWVSSGRDPDRLTNPQAEYMLRVRALENRCYMAAANKVGMEAGRVVYCGRSQVVSPDGHVLALAGSASAQVIHADIELPGVTDPLWPDFDPLRDRQPSAYAVLASPALPAPPAPPPHPPAVVRLAALQLSRPDLLPSFLYGLACEEALGAVTSPLPADSGVDSGLAAARPVPPVRITAWWREGEPVARLETPDLTVAVEHSLAPGSRVYDTPAGRVGVMLDREGLLPEVPRVLALAGADWIAWPCSLPADMVEPVARTRAAENKVFVVAANAPVPVRPGGGSPVDCGASLVEGGASLVVDPDGRILAQAFAGREQSIAGQAHLCLARAKTIVPGTDALADRRPEVYTALTDATRSPREG; from the coding sequence ATGAGAGTGGCGTGCATCCAGCTGGAAGCCTGCGACCTGGAGAGGGCGGAAGAAGGTTTGTCCCATGCCCTGTCCATGGTGGAGAAGGCCCTCGCCATCCGGCCCGACGTGATAGTCCTGCCCGAGTGCACCTATCCCGCCTACTTCCTGCCGGGATACGACCCGGCCCGTCTCCGTCCTCCTGAAGAAGTGCTGGACATGTTCGCCGGGATGGCCAGGCGGGGCCAGTGCTACCTGGCGGTGGGGGTGGTGGAGCCGGGGCCGGGGGGCAGGCTGCTCAACTCCGCCGTGCTGCTCTCCCCAACCGGCCGGGTGGTAGCCCGCGGCCACAAGCACTTGCTCTGGCATTTCGACCGCCGCTGGTTCACCCCCGGTTCCGCCCCCGCGCTGGCATCAACCCCCTGGGGCAAGATGGGAATGTTTGTGTGTGCCGATGGCAGGCTCCCCGAGATACCACGCCTGCTGGCCCTGGCAGGCGCCCGGCTGCAGCTGGACCTGACCGCGTGGGTCTCGTCCGGGCGCGACCCCGACCGCCTCACCAACCCCCAGGCCGAGTACATGCTCAGGGTGCGGGCCCTGGAGAACCGCTGCTACATGGCAGCCGCCAACAAGGTGGGAATGGAAGCGGGCCGCGTGGTGTATTGCGGGCGAAGCCAGGTGGTTTCCCCGGACGGACACGTGCTCGCCCTGGCGGGGTCCGCTTCCGCCCAGGTGATCCACGCCGACATCGAGCTGCCCGGGGTGACTGACCCCCTCTGGCCGGACTTCGATCCCCTGCGGGACCGCCAACCGTCTGCCTATGCCGTGCTGGCCTCCCCCGCCCTGCCCGCCCCGCCTGCCCCGCCCCCTCACCCGCCCGCAGTGGTACGGCTGGCCGCCCTGCAGCTTTCCCGCCCCGACCTGCTGCCCTCTTTCCTGTACGGCCTTGCCTGCGAGGAGGCCCTCGGCGCGGTAACCAGCCCCCTGCCGGCAGACTCCGGGGTCGACTCGGGCCTGGCGGCGGCGCGTCCCGTGCCTCCCGTGCGCATCACGGCCTGGTGGCGGGAAGGAGAGCCGGTGGCCCGGCTGGAAACTCCCGACCTCACGGTAGCTGTGGAGCACTCCCTGGCTCCCGGAAGTCGGGTGTACGATACCCCTGCCGGGCGCGTGGGCGTAATGCTCGACCGGGAGGGACTGCTGCCCGAGGTGCCCCGCGTGCTCGCCCTGGCGGGAGCCGACTGGATCGCCTGGCCCTGCTCTCTCCCCGCCGACATGGTGGAACCGGTGGCCCGCACCCGGGCGGCGGAAAACAAAGTGTTCGTGGTGGCCGCCAACGCTCCCGTCCCCGTCCGCCCGGGAGGCGGCAGCCCGGTGGACTGTGGCGCCAGCCTCGTGGAGGGCGGCGCCAGCCTGGTGGTGGATCCCGACGGCCGCATCCTGGCCCAGGCCTTTGCGGGTCGCGAGCAAAGCATAGCGGGCCAGGCTCACCTCTGCCTGGCCCGCGCCAAGACGATCGTACCGGGCACGGACGCTCTCGCTGATCGGCGCCCGGAAGTTTACACCGCCCTGACCGACGCTACCCGGTCACCTCGAGAAGGTTGA
- a CDS encoding BON domain-containing protein, which produces MAELPEGLDRDLGDSTVSSRVIVQLRVHDQTAAFAKEIRVGTLKRRVYLHGTVPSEDARRRAERVVRTVEGVGGVVNLLEVTG; this is translated from the coding sequence ATGGCAGAGCTACCGGAGGGGCTGGACAGGGACCTGGGTGACAGCACCGTCTCCAGCCGGGTCATCGTGCAGCTGCGGGTGCATGATCAAACGGCGGCTTTTGCGAAGGAGATTCGGGTCGGCACGCTCAAGCGTCGGGTGTATCTTCACGGAACCGTGCCGTCCGAGGATGCCAGGCGCAGGGCGGAGCGGGTGGTGCGGACGGTGGAGGGAGTGGGTGGCGTCGTCAACCTTCTCGAGGTGACCGGGTAG
- a CDS encoding family 1 glycosylhydrolase encodes METGLTFPAEFWWGTATSSHQVEGGNTNDWTLWEERPGAIWGAHRSGMACDQFHRYRQDFAQLGELGFNAHRFSLEWSRIEPEEGQFSREAFDHYRQVVDTCREQGMEPFVTLHHFTNPLWAARRGGWVNPQVADWFARYTEAVVAALGDRVTWWLTVNEPLVFATMGYLAGIWPPGHRSLGETVTVVRHMLMAHARAYRVIKEHCPAARVGVAHHLRPFHPVRRGPWLDSKLAGFLDRVFNRLFVEGIETGQAGWPAWGWLSPGSRVVAGLAGTQDFLGLNYYSRGLVRFSLNLAAAAAQPPPPGAELNQLGWEVYPEGLLEILRWLSRYGKKPIIITENGICTDDDTQRVRFIRGHLEIMHRALAEGIAVAGYFYWSSHDNFEWAEGYRAHFGLIGVDFETQERTVRPSALFLGQVARTGRLSPP; translated from the coding sequence GTGGAAACCGGCTTGACCTTTCCGGCCGAATTCTGGTGGGGGACGGCCACTTCCTCTCATCAGGTGGAGGGCGGCAACACCAACGATTGGACCCTCTGGGAGGAACGGCCCGGTGCCATCTGGGGCGCTCACCGCAGCGGGATGGCGTGCGACCAGTTTCACCGGTATCGGCAGGACTTTGCCCAGCTCGGGGAACTGGGGTTCAACGCCCATCGCTTTTCGCTGGAGTGGAGCCGTATCGAGCCGGAGGAGGGGCAGTTTTCGCGGGAGGCCTTTGATCACTATCGGCAGGTGGTGGATACGTGCCGCGAGCAGGGGATGGAGCCCTTCGTCACCCTGCACCATTTCACCAATCCGCTCTGGGCGGCCCGCAGGGGAGGGTGGGTTAACCCGCAGGTGGCGGACTGGTTCGCCCGATACACGGAAGCAGTGGTGGCGGCGTTGGGTGATCGGGTTACCTGGTGGCTGACGGTGAACGAGCCCCTGGTGTTCGCCACCATGGGCTACCTGGCCGGCATCTGGCCACCGGGGCACCGCAGCCTGGGCGAGACGGTGACCGTGGTGCGTCACATGCTCATGGCCCACGCCCGCGCCTACCGCGTTATCAAGGAGCATTGTCCGGCGGCACGGGTGGGAGTGGCCCACCACCTCCGCCCGTTTCACCCGGTGCGGCGCGGGCCGTGGCTCGACAGCAAGCTGGCCGGGTTCCTCGATCGCGTGTTCAACCGATTGTTCGTGGAAGGTATAGAGACCGGCCAGGCCGGGTGGCCCGCCTGGGGGTGGTTGTCCCCGGGGAGTCGCGTTGTCGCCGGTTTAGCTGGCACCCAGGACTTCCTTGGGCTCAACTATTACAGCCGAGGACTGGTCAGGTTCTCGCTGAATTTGGCGGCAGCGGCAGCCCAACCGCCGCCCCCCGGGGCGGAGCTCAATCAGCTGGGATGGGAGGTGTACCCGGAGGGGCTGCTGGAAATCTTGCGCTGGCTCTCGCGATACGGGAAAAAGCCTATCATCATCACGGAGAACGGCATCTGCACGGATGATGATACCCAGCGAGTACGCTTCATCCGGGGGCACTTAGAGATCATGCACAGGGCTCTCGCAGAGGGCATCGCGGTGGCGGGATACTTCTACTGGTCCAGCCACGACAACTTCGAATGGGCAGAGGGCTACCGGGCCCACTTCGGGCTCATCGGCGTGGACTTCGAGACCCAGGAGCGCACCGTACGCCCCAGCGCCCTCTTCCTTGGGCAGGTTGCCAGGACGGGACGCCTGTCCCCGCCCTGA